Genomic segment of bacterium:
CGTCGGAGTAAGGACCGGTTTCCTCGTTCAACCGCCCGAACAGCGCCAGGATGATGCGTCCCACGGGATTGGCCGAACGCCGGCAGTAATCGAGCACCTCATCGAAATCCTCATACCGCTCCTTCTCCGTATCCTGCACGAAGGCATCCAGCAGGTCGTGGAAAAGCTGTTCCGGTATGGAAAAGCGGCGCATGGTATCGCCGAGTGCGAGGAATACCGCGTCGTCCGCTTCCCTCTGCTGACAGCTGCGGAGGCGTTCGCGCCAGGCTTCAAGTTGTGCCCTGCGCTGATCGCCGCTGCGCTCCCCTTCGTCCGCCATATCATCCGCATGCCTGGCGAAAGCATACACCGCGGAGATATGCGGCCTGAGCGTACGCGGTAACAGGTGCGATGCCACCGGGAAGTTTTCGTAATGGCTCCGGGCGAGCTGCATGCATTCCTGGTATGCCTGCTGTAAGGTCATACGCAAAAATGCACAGAATTCAGGCCATTTCCTCGAACAGCGCCGTACTGAGATACCGTTCACCCGTGTCAGGAAGAACGGTGACAACATTCTGTCCCTCATCCATCTCCTGCGCGCAGCGAACGGCCACACTCGCGGCAGCGCCGCAGGAAATGCCAACGAGCATCCCCTCCTTGCGGGCAAGCGCGCGTGCCATGGCGATGGCTTCTTCCGTGCTCACTGTCATGA
This window contains:
- the hpnC gene encoding squalene synthase HpnC, whose amino-acid sequence is MQLARSHYENFPVASHLLPRTLRPHISAVYAFARHADDMADEGERSGDQRRAQLEAWRERLRSCQQREADDAVFLALGDTMRRFSIPEQLFHDLLDAFVQDTEKERYEDFDEVLDYCRRSANPVGRIILALFGRLNEETGPYSDALCTALQLANFWQDVSVDRKKPRVYLPAASLEAQGLSVDDVLAGNDSHRMRTVIAGEVERARGYFLAAVPLFPMVPYRLRLELRAIWYGGMTVLEKIEKQGYNVLDSRPSLSVVDGIKLFSAAVLRAKPDARTRVRS